A window of Prevotella fusca JCM 17724 genomic DNA:
TTTGAACGTCAATTTGGGCTTAATTCAAGTGCAGGAAAGCATAGATTGAAAACAAGGTGAGGAAATAATAGGACAAAACAGTGCCGCCCCTACCTCTCCGCAGGAGGAAAAGGGAGTGAAGATAATGATGCTCCTATGTGTTTGGATGATATTATTCTGAGGCTGTTCCAGTATCCTTAATCTCAATTTGCACATTAGATTTGTTGAAATCAGATGGTTATAAACCCTCTATGCTGCTGTTTGATATATAACTTCTGAACAAGTGAAGATGATTCTTCTGACGACTGATTGGGATTAAAGCACCCTTGTTAATCATAATTATGAGTTCCTTATTTCCTGTTTGAGAAAAGTTTTGTATATTTGCCTTTGATTTTATAGATGACAAGTAGCAAAGGCTATACAAGATAGATGAATAAAAGAAGGCTATACAGAATGACGGAAGGGTGGGTAGCTTGCCTGCTCTTTCTGTTGTTTGCTGCATGCAGCGTTCCGCATGAACAGGAAGTTGATGATTACAATGACAAGGCTTATGCCTTCCATTACCGTAATCTCGACTCAGTCAGCCTGTATGCCGGTAAGGCTCTCAAGATGGCAAAGCGATATGATGCCGGGAGGGCGGAAGCACTGAATAACCTTGCCTTTGTTGACTTGATAAAGATGCGTTTCACGGCAGCCTATGCCAAACTTGATTCTGTGCTCAAGATTACTGACAACCAGGTGGAGCTGCTGGTGGCTGACATCCAGCTGATGCGTCTCTGCCAGCGTGAGTCGCTCAACAAGGAGTTCTACGATTACTATGAGAAGGCACAGAAACGGATCCACCGCATTGAGGAAGATGAGAAGCTGCTTTCCGACCGCCAGCGTCGCCGTATGGTCTATGCACGGTCAGAATTCGCCATCGTCACTTCCACCTATTATTATTATGTAGGACTGGAAGAACCCTCCATCAAGGCTATCCGTCAGATTAACCCTGATGGTGAGATACAGACGGATATGGCTCAGCTGCTGGCTTATTACTATAATATCGGGGCGGGTGGAATCATCATTACAGGTACACAGAAGGCGATTGAGCAGGAGGAATTCGACTATCTCATGCGCTGCTACATGCTCTCCCGGCAACACAACTACCCTTACTGGGAGGCGAATTCGCTGCAGACACTGAGCGAGCACCTTATGAACGAGAAAAGTCGTGAAACCTTGCTGCGTAACAATCTGCCGTCGTTCCGGTTCCTTAATATTGAGCACATGCCCGATGAGCTCCTTGCAGGTAATCTGGCACAGCGTTCGTTAAATATCTTCCAGCGTTACGGCGATGTTTATCAGATAGCCGGCTCTTACCGCACACTGGCTTCCTGCTACTGGCAGATAAAAGACTATCGGTCGGCTATCATCTGTCTGCAGAAGTCTTTGACCAATAATCCTGCCATCAGACAGGCACCTGACCTTGTTGCTTCTATCCGTGAGCAGTTGAGTGTGGCTTATTCGGCTATCAACAACAAGCAGCAGAGCGATTATAACAGGAATATATATCTTGATCTGCAGGATGAGACCCGACAGGACCGATACCTTGCTTCACGAGCTGAACAGTTGGACCGTACTTCCCAGCAGCTTAATGTTATCATCATTGCAGTGGGATTTTCCATCTTCATGGTGCTTGCTTCGTTGGTTCTCTTCCATTATCTCCGCCGTCGGAAAGACAACCACAGTTCGTTGGACGACCTTCTGCTTCCGCTTGAGCAATGGCGGCAGCATAATGAACAGCGCATGGCTGAACTGGCTGAACAGTATGAGGAAGTCTCGGAGCAGCTCAGTATCAACAGGCTTCATCTCATAGACAATAAGCGCAAAAATCTTGAACAGCGTGCAAAAGTATCGCTTGTCAACAGCGTCATCCCACTTATTGACCGTATGCTGCATGAGATAGAGAAACTGAAGAAAGGTGGGGAATGTGATGCGCTGAAAGCAGAACGTTACACCTATATCCGTGAGTTGACTGACAAGATAAATGAATTGAACACGGTGCTTACGGAGTGGATTCAGCTTCGTCAGGGACGTTTGTCACTGCATATCGAGAGTTTCCCCGTGCAGCAGGTGTTCGATATTGTGAAGAAAGGGCGCATGGGCTTCCAGATGAAAGGACTCAGTCTGCGGGTTGTTGACACAAGGGCTGTCGTCAAGGCTGACCGTGTGCTGACGCTTTTCATGGTGAATACATTGGCTGACAATGCCCGGAAGTTCACTGAATCGGGTGGTGAAGTGACGATCACTTCAGTTGAAGAAGGGGACTATGTTGAGATTTCCGTTGCTGATACTGGCCATGGGCTTACCGATGAACAGCAACTCCATATTTTCGACCATAAGCCCATCCACGACCAGAGGGATAGTGCGTCGCATGGATTCGGACTGATGAACTGTAACGGTATTATCAATAAGTACAGGAAGATAAGCCAGATATTCTCTGTCTGCACGATTGGTGTGGAGAGCCAGAAGGGAAAAGGAAGCCGCTTCTACTTCCGTCTGCCGAAGGGAATCGGCCGTATGTTGCTTGTGTTTTTCCTCTCAGTCGGCTCTTTGCTGACTGCACAGGCACGTCCAAGTAGGGGAATTGACAAGGCAACGGCGCTGGCAAAGCATGACTATAACACGCTTGCCGGCATCTATGCCGACTCGGCTTACTTCTCAAATATCAATGGTTCTTACGGTCAGACACTGGCTTATGCCGATACCTGTAGGTACTATCTTAATAAACTTTATCAGCAATTGCGACCGAATGGTAAGGAGCTGATGAAAAGGGTGGGAAGCCTTCCTAATGTCCCCGCAGAAATCAAATGGTTCCAGGACAGCATACCAATGAACTACGGTATCATCCTTGATATACGCAATGAGAGTGCTGTGGCGGCACTTGCCCTGCATGAATGGGAGCTTTATAAATATAATAACTCGGTTTATACGCACCTCTTCAAGGAGCGTTATTCTGACAGTTCCTTAGGCGAATACTGCCGGATGATGATGAAGTCAGAAACGAACAAGAACGTGGCTGTAGCCCTGCTTGTCCTCTTTCTTCTCTCCATTTTCCCTGTGTATTACGTGATGTATTACCGTCATCGCCTGTCTTACCAGTTCTGTCTGGAGCGTGTGAAGCGCATCAATGCCATTCTTCTCAGTGATGTGAGCGAGGAAGAGAAACTCAAGGAGGTGGAACGGGGCGTGAGCGACAGGTTCCCCAAGCGTCTGCTTGATATCGTCTCGCAAATCAAGGAGGCACTCATTACATCGGTTGAAGAGAAGCAGAAGAGTGAATCGAGTATTGAAATGCTGGAGGATGAGGTGCGTTGTGTGGGATATGAGAACGAACGGTTGCACATCAGCAACAGTATTCTCGACAACTGTCTTTCAACCCTCAAGCACGAGACGATGTACTACCCTTCGCGTATCCGACAGCTTGTCGATGAATCCGACCGCCAGCTTAGTGCCATTGATGAACTTGCTGTGTATTACAAGGAACTCTATCAGATTCTGAGCCAGCAGGCAATGCACCAGGTAGAGTCGGTGAAACTCATCTCACGGGCGGTTGATATTACGACGGTTGTGAGCCCGGCAAAGCTCACCATGCCCTTCACTGCACCGTTCATCAGCGGTGACCCCGTCTTTCTGGGTTATTTGTTTGATATTCTGTATTTAAATAATAAGAATCAACCGCTCACCGTCACTGTTGAAGAACGGCAGACGGGTTATGTCGTATTGCATGTCCTGATGTCGGCATTGCATCTGTCAGACGAAGTGTGCCGAGACCTTTTCCAGCCTTCTGCTGACCGTCTGATGTTCTTTATCTGCCGACAGATAGCACGCGACAATGGTGAGGCTACCAACCGTCGTGGCTGTGGCATATCGGCAACTGAGACACCCGATGGCATAATGGTAGATGTGGTTCTGTCAAAAGCAAATTAAGAAATAAAACAAAATATACGTATGGAGAAATTTAGAGTCATCATAGTTGAGGATGTTCCCTTGGAACTGAAGGGGACGGAGGGTATCTTCAGAAACGAAATTCCTGAGGCTGAGATTATCGGAACGGCTGAAAGTGAGATTGCTTACTGGAAACAGATTAAACAGCAGCTGCCCGACCTTGTGCTGCTCGACCTTGGCTTGGGTGGTTCGACGACAGTCGGTGTTGAAATCTGCCGTCAGACCAAGCAGACCTATCCCAACGTGAAGGTGCTTATCTTCACAGGTGAGATCCTGAACGAGAAACTGTGGGTTGACGTGCTTGATGCAGGTGCTGATGGAATCTGTCTGAAGAGTGGTGAACTGCTGACACGGGGCGACGTGGCAAGTGTCATGTCGGGTAAGCGCATGGTGTTCAACCAGCCTATCCTCGAAAAGATCGTGGGTAGGTTCAAGCTGAGCGTAAGCGGACAGCTGATGCATCAGGAAGCGATGGTGAGCTATGAGATTGACGAGTATGACGAACGTTTCCTCCGCCACCTTGCTCTCGGCTATACGAAGGAGCAGATAACAAACCTGCGTGGTATGCCTTTCGGTGTGAAGAGTTTGGAGAAACGCCAGAATGAACTCGTGCAGAAACTCTTTCCCGATGGCAACAACGGTATGAGCGTCAACGCAACACGCCTCGTGGTGCGTGCATTGGAGCTGCGTATCATCGATATTGACAACCTTCATGCCGATGAAGAATAAGTTAGGCTATATTGTCCTGATGCTTTTCATAGCCCAGCTGGCAGTCATCCTGCTTTCATGGCTTCTGACGGCAGCTTTCCCCGAGCTGCCCATGCACTCCCTGTTAAGCAGTGAAGGCATCCGGTGGTACTTCGGTTCTTTCGTCAGCAACCAGCTTTCGCCGCTGCTTATCTATTTCATCATGGCGGTGATGGCAGGCGGTGCATGTGTCCGCAGCCGACTTTATGCTGCGTTCCGTGCGCAGATGGCTGCGCTGTGCCACCGTCTGACGGGTTCGTCGGCTTGTCGGTATGAGTTCCATTATCGTGAGAGAATAGGCTTACGGCTGGCACTTGTTGAGTTCATCGTCTATGTAGTTATGATGCTTCTTCTTACGGTTGTTCCCCATGCCATTCTCCTTAGTGTCACAGGACAGCTCTTCCCCAGCTCGTTTTCATCCAGTTTTATCCCCTCGCTGTCATTCATCATCATCATCATGTCGCTGTCGTATGGCGTGGCAAGTGGTACGATAGACAGCGTTTCCAAGATGCATAAAGTCCTTGTAGGCGGTCTTGAAGTCGGTGCAAGGCTGGTTCCCACATACGTTATCGGCATCCAGTTGTATATGTCGGTGATGTATGTGTTTGTCCTGTAAGCCCACGGGGTATGAGATGATTTTGTAAACAGACGCTGATCACAACCCAGCAAACAGCCCAGCCAGCCTCACCCCCCCAACCCCCTCTCCTGCAGAGAGGGGGAGTGTAGTGTACAGTTCGCTGAAAAAGGGGCATCTCGGTGTTTACCCCCCCGTACGGGGAAGGGGGCTGTTTTCTCTTCCTCTTCTTCTTTTTTATAGGGTAAGCGAAAAATATAGGGAAAACCTTTGGTTAATCAGTTGGAAAATAGTAACTTTGCACGCGTTTAGCAAATTTAGACCCTTTAAAATAGTTGAATGAAGAATGACAGAATGAAAATGAAGTACCGCGTGAACGAGCAGATTCGCGTTCGGGAAGTACGTGTGGTAAGTGATGATGGAGCTGAGGTTATGCCGACGCGCAAGGCGTTGGAACTGGCTCAGAAAGAAGGAGTTGACCTTGTGGAGATTTCTCCTAATGCACAGCCGCCCGTTTGTCGTATCATCGACTATTCTAAGTTCCTCTACCAGCAGAAGAAGCATCAGAAGGAGATGAAGCAGAAGCAGGTGAAGCAGGAGGTAAAGGAGATCCGTTTCGGTCCGCAGACGGATGAGCATGACTATAAGTTCAAGCTCAAGCATGCGCAGGAGTTCCTCAATGCAGGAAACAAGGTGCGCGCATACGTATTCTTCCGTGGTCGTTCGATTCTGTTCAAGGAGCAAGGCGAGGTGCTGCTGCTTCGTTTCGCCAACGACCTTGAGGAGCTTGCAAAGGTTGAGCAGCTTCCGAAGCTGGAGGGCAAGAAGATGTTTCTCTATCTTGCACCTAAGAAGGCTGGCGTCGTCAAGAAGAGCCAGCAGAAGCGTGACCGTGAAGAGGCAGAGGCTGGCATGAAGGCTGCTGCCGAGACTGTCAGCGAGGAGCCAACAACGGATGGCGGGCTGTTTGCCAACGCCAAGAACGGTGCTGACGCATTGAAGAAACTGAATATTGACTAACGCCCGTCGGGCTGCTTCCTGCAAAGGGAATGGCGGAAATGGGCAGCCTGTGCGTAACGTCCTGGTATATACGTTGCCACAGATGAATATAAATAACAATTTTAAATTTTACAAAAATGCCAAAACAGAAGACAAATTCCGGCGCGAAGAAGAGATTCACGTTCACCGGTACTGGTAAGATCAAACGTCATCATGCTTACCACAGTCACATTCTGACTA
This region includes:
- the rpmI gene encoding 50S ribosomal protein L35 → MPKQKTNSGAKKRFTFTGTGKIKRHHAYHSHILTKKTKKQKRNLVHQTLVDGTNLKQVRDLLNLR
- a CDS encoding sensor histidine kinase, which produces MNKRRLYRMTEGWVACLLFLLFAACSVPHEQEVDDYNDKAYAFHYRNLDSVSLYAGKALKMAKRYDAGRAEALNNLAFVDLIKMRFTAAYAKLDSVLKITDNQVELLVADIQLMRLCQRESLNKEFYDYYEKAQKRIHRIEEDEKLLSDRQRRRMVYARSEFAIVTSTYYYYVGLEEPSIKAIRQINPDGEIQTDMAQLLAYYYNIGAGGIIITGTQKAIEQEEFDYLMRCYMLSRQHNYPYWEANSLQTLSEHLMNEKSRETLLRNNLPSFRFLNIEHMPDELLAGNLAQRSLNIFQRYGDVYQIAGSYRTLASCYWQIKDYRSAIICLQKSLTNNPAIRQAPDLVASIREQLSVAYSAINNKQQSDYNRNIYLDLQDETRQDRYLASRAEQLDRTSQQLNVIIIAVGFSIFMVLASLVLFHYLRRRKDNHSSLDDLLLPLEQWRQHNEQRMAELAEQYEEVSEQLSINRLHLIDNKRKNLEQRAKVSLVNSVIPLIDRMLHEIEKLKKGGECDALKAERYTYIRELTDKINELNTVLTEWIQLRQGRLSLHIESFPVQQVFDIVKKGRMGFQMKGLSLRVVDTRAVVKADRVLTLFMVNTLADNARKFTESGGEVTITSVEEGDYVEISVADTGHGLTDEQQLHIFDHKPIHDQRDSASHGFGLMNCNGIINKYRKISQIFSVCTIGVESQKGKGSRFYFRLPKGIGRMLLVFFLSVGSLLTAQARPSRGIDKATALAKHDYNTLAGIYADSAYFSNINGSYGQTLAYADTCRYYLNKLYQQLRPNGKELMKRVGSLPNVPAEIKWFQDSIPMNYGIILDIRNESAVAALALHEWELYKYNNSVYTHLFKERYSDSSLGEYCRMMMKSETNKNVAVALLVLFLLSIFPVYYVMYYRHRLSYQFCLERVKRINAILLSDVSEEEKLKEVERGVSDRFPKRLLDIVSQIKEALITSVEEKQKSESSIEMLEDEVRCVGYENERLHISNSILDNCLSTLKHETMYYPSRIRQLVDESDRQLSAIDELAVYYKELYQILSQQAMHQVESVKLISRAVDITTVVSPAKLTMPFTAPFISGDPVFLGYLFDILYLNNKNQPLTVTVEERQTGYVVLHVLMSALHLSDEVCRDLFQPSADRLMFFICRQIARDNGEATNRRGCGISATETPDGIMVDVVLSKAN
- a CDS encoding DUF5932 domain-containing protein; the protein is MEKFRVIIVEDVPLELKGTEGIFRNEIPEAEIIGTAESEIAYWKQIKQQLPDLVLLDLGLGGSTTVGVEICRQTKQTYPNVKVLIFTGEILNEKLWVDVLDAGADGICLKSGELLTRGDVASVMSGKRMVFNQPILEKIVGRFKLSVSGQLMHQEAMVSYEIDEYDERFLRHLALGYTKEQITNLRGMPFGVKSLEKRQNELVQKLFPDGNNGMSVNATRLVVRALELRIIDIDNLHADEE
- the infC gene encoding translation initiation factor IF-3, with amino-acid sequence MKNDRMKMKYRVNEQIRVREVRVVSDDGAEVMPTRKALELAQKEGVDLVEISPNAQPPVCRIIDYSKFLYQQKKHQKEMKQKQVKQEVKEIRFGPQTDEHDYKFKLKHAQEFLNAGNKVRAYVFFRGRSILFKEQGEVLLLRFANDLEELAKVEQLPKLEGKKMFLYLAPKKAGVVKKSQQKRDREEAEAGMKAAAETVSEEPTTDGGLFANAKNGADALKKLNID